One window of the Candidatus Zixiibacteriota bacterium genome contains the following:
- a CDS encoding conserved hypothetical protein (Evidence 4 : Unknown function but conserved in other organisms), with the protein MSRKFILFLIFTLTLNIPAILYGAEDGGYAGAFLQMSVQARPAAMGGAYIGYSDDAAGQLYNPAGIASVTQKTFTSAYRMMKLDRKLGFVSMLFPTRLESALGFSWVYAGYGSLAERNTSGQDLGTTIGSNEHDFAISFAKHFLPALNVGTKLNYYYKTLGDQNANSVGINLGIMIMADSLFPYGYMDKKPITDIRIGLVVDHIAAKYPWNGASNSLSATQNDKFPVTFGLGVSGRTINRQLLILADLEKNTKQSAKFRFGGEFDMKNNFKLRAGLNNGILTAGMGYKFMMKSFALQFDYAFLAERTDEGSDHLFGFSLIF; encoded by the coding sequence ATGAGCAGAAAATTCATATTGTTTTTGATTTTTACATTAACTCTGAATATTCCCGCGATCCTGTATGGTGCAGAAGATGGAGGGTACGCCGGCGCGTTCCTCCAGATGTCGGTCCAGGCCCGCCCGGCCGCCATGGGCGGGGCGTACATCGGGTACTCGGATGACGCGGCCGGTCAACTTTATAATCCTGCCGGGATCGCCTCAGTTACGCAAAAAACTTTCACCAGTGCCTATCGCATGATGAAACTTGACCGAAAACTCGGCTTCGTCTCGATGTTATTCCCCACTCGGCTGGAATCGGCCCTCGGTTTCAGCTGGGTCTATGCAGGCTATGGCAGTCTGGCGGAAAGAAACACCAGCGGGCAGGATCTGGGAACGACCATCGGTTCCAATGAGCATGATTTTGCAATTTCGTTCGCCAAGCATTTTCTTCCCGCCCTGAATGTCGGAACCAAGTTGAATTATTATTACAAGACCCTTGGCGACCAAAATGCCAATTCGGTCGGAATAAATCTCGGCATCATGATTATGGCCGATTCCCTCTTTCCCTACGGTTACATGGACAAAAAGCCGATAACTGATATCCGGATCGGACTGGTTGTCGATCATATCGCGGCCAAGTATCCCTGGAACGGAGCCAGCAACAGTCTTTCGGCAACTCAAAACGATAAGTTTCCCGTTACCTTTGGTCTGGGAGTCTCCGGGCGTACCATAAACAGGCAGTTGCTGATTCTGGCTGATTTGGAAAAAAATACGAAGCAGTCGGCCAAGTTCCGTTTCGGCGGCGAATTCGACATGAAAAATAATTTCAAGTTGCGGGCCGGATTGAACAACGGCATCCTGACCGCCGGCATGGGTTATAAATTTATGATGAAAAGTTTTGCTCTGCAATTCGATTATGCCTTTTTGGCCGAACGCACCGATGAGGGAAGCGATCATCTGTTCGGTTTCAGTTTGATTTTTTAG